The Suncus etruscus isolate mSunEtr1 chromosome 7, mSunEtr1.pri.cur, whole genome shotgun sequence genome includes a window with the following:
- the CISH gene encoding cytokine-inducible SH2-containing protein — protein sequence MVHCVQGPCPLLAVERIGQQPQWVQSLELPEPAMQPLPAGTLLEEVVEETPAQPESKPKELDPEEDLLCIAKTFSYLRESGWYWGSITASEARQHLQKMPEGTFLVRDSTHPSYLFTLSVKTTRGPTNVRIEYADSSFRLDSNCLSRPRILAFPDVVSLVQHYVASCAADTRSDSPDPAPAPALPAPKEDAPNDPTLPAPAATAVHLKLVQPFVRRSSTRSLQHLCRLVINRLAVDVDCLPLPRRMADYLRQYPFQL from the exons ATGGTCCACTGCGTCCAGGG ACCTTGTCCTTTGCTGGCTGTGGAGCGGATTGGGCAGCAGCCCCAGTGGGTCCAGTCCCTGGAGCTGCCTGAGCCAGCAATGCAGCCTTTACCTGCTGGGACCTTGTTGGAAGAGGTGGTAGAGGAGACTCCAGCCCAACCAGAGAGCAAACCCAAAGAGCTAGACCCTGAGGAGGATCTGCTGTGCATAGCTAAGACCTTCTCCTACCTTCGAGAATCTG GCTGGTACTGGGGCTCCATTACAGCCAGTGAAGCTCGACAACACCTGCAGAAGATGCCAGAGGGCACATTCCTAGTCCGAGACAGCACTCATCCTAGCTACCTATTCACACTGTCGGTCAAAACCACACGTGGCCCCACCAACGTGCGCATCGAGTACGCGGACTCCAGCTTCCGCCTGGATTCCAACTGCCTTTCCAGGCCACGCATCCTGGCCTTCCCGGATGTCGTCAGTCTCGTACAGCATTATGTGGCCTCCTGCGCTGCAGACACCCGGAGTGACAGCCCTGACCCTGCACCCGCCCCGGCACTGCCTGCCCCAAAAGAGGATGCTCCAAATGATCCAACACTGCCTGCGCCAGCGGCCACTGCTGTGCACCTCAAACTCGTGCAACCATTTGTACGCAGAAGTAGCACACGCAGCCTGCAGCACCTGTGCCGCCTGGTCATCAATCGTCTGGCAGTCGATGTGGACTGCCTGCCCCTGCCCCGGCGCATGGCCGACTACCTCCGACAGTATCCTTTCCAGCTCTGA